Part of the Flavobacterium okayamense genome, TGCTAAAAGTTTTGCTCGTGGCAAAAACAATTATAAAAATTGGGGCAAAAACAGAATTATTCAAGAATTAAAGTTTCGAGATATTTCTCAACGAATTATACAATCGGCTTTAGCTGAATTATCTGAAGACGATTACTTAGAAAAGTTTAATTCATTAGCGGAAAAGCATTGGAACACCATAAAAGAAAGGAAAGGTCCAAAAAAAAATAAAAAGTTTGTCGACTTTTTACTCCGTAAAGGTTATGAGTCAAATCTAATTTTTGAAAAGTTAAATGAATTGAACAATAATCAATGAGACAATGTGGC contains:
- a CDS encoding regulatory protein RecX, which produces MKSLTIQEIQNKMEYFCAYQERCYKDVNNKLNSFSLIPEAREKILTYLIENNFINEERFAKSFARGKNNYKNWGKNRIIQELKFRDISQRIIQSALAELSEDDYLEKFNSLAEKHWNTIKERKGPKKNKKFVDFLLRKGYESNLIFEKLNELNNNQ